The DNA region CATCGTATAAATAAATACCACTATTTTTCGCTACCCAAACTCTTTCTTGGGAGTCGACGAGCACATCGTAAATTCGGTTATTAACATAGGTCGTTTCATCTGCTGAATCTCTCAAATAATGAGAAATCTGCAGCGTCCTTTTATCGAGTTTCAAAAGCCCATTGACGGTTGCGATCCATAGAAAGTTTTTTGAATCGTCAATGTTAAGTATCTCGTTTAGAGAAAGATCGTCGATGCGGTCAGATTTTGGATTTACTAAACGTGCTGACGTCCCGTCGTAGCTGACTAACCCATCTTGCGTTGCAAACCACATTAACCCTAATTGGTCTTGAAAGATAACACTGATGTTTTCCATAGGAGTAATGGAGGGAACTTCCACGGGTATTAATTTAATTTTCTGTACAGGATAATGGAAGCGAGCTTGAGCAAATATCTCATAAAAAAATACTTGATAGCAAAGTAGAGTTATAAATACAGCAATCGCTGGCTTTTTCATTAATTATTTTTTGGGAAAGCTGAAATAGAGAACTTACTGTAAAGAAGGAATGGTCTAACATCAATAGTAATTATTGTCATAAAAAAACAAAGCTAGTGTCGACACTAGCTTTGACTTCTTAGGTTCTAATATTTAAAGATAGGCGATGAACTGTTTAATCTTTAAGAGTTTATCGTTTAAATAATTCGATCGGGTTCGTATTCGCGACAATCTCGGCAACCGCAACCCAGCCCGTGGGGAACATCGTCTCCAGCGAGTCCTCCAGATACCGCTTCAATTTCTTCGAAGGTCAATTCAGTTAGGTTTGTGCAAATAGTAGCGTCCTGATTGTCATCATGTTTAAACATAGTGATTTCCTCATTTTATCAAGTTTAAGAAGCAATGATTTTCAAGCTGAGCAACGTGTTTTCACATCTTCCGTTCTCGGAGATGGCGGTGAGAAAGCCACTTATCCATTTGCGACAATCCCACCGCACGTTGCTTCACTTGATATGTCATTAACCTACTGGCTAACGACAGGTTCAGTATCGGATTTTGCTAACCGTTTGGCTATGACTGCTCCGCCAAACTCATTAACTGTGACGACACTTCAAACGACAACCTATAAAAACATCAATAAAAACAATAAGATATGCCTATAGCAGATTTGACTCTAATAAAATAGCTTTATCCATGGGGTGAAGTATTCCTCGGTCTAAGGAGACCACTTTATCAGCCGAGCGAATGGTTTCTGGCCGATGAGCGATGATAATACGAGTAATATTAAGTTTTTTTACGGCTTCATTGACGACTGACTCTAATTTCGTATCGAGATTTGACGTTGCTTCATCCATAAATAATATTTTAGGTTTGCTGTACAGTGCTCGAGCTAAGAGTAAACGCTGTCGTTGGCCACCAGACAAAGTCGTTCCCATATCGCCGATAAGGGTATTGTATCCCATGGGCATATTCATAATGTCTTGATGAATCGAGGCGAGCTGCGCACTCTTTTTGACTTGCTCCTCGTCTACTTCAGGATCAAAGAATGAGATGTTGTCCATCAGTGAGCCAGAAAGCAACTGATCATCTTGCATGACGGCCGCGATAATTCGTCGGTAATTAGTGAGACCAAATTGATTGATCTCTACATCATCGATATAAACCTTCCCTTCGCTAGGAGACAGTAACCCAAGCATATTTTTCATAAGCGTGGTTTTTCCACCACCCGATGGGCCGACAATGGCCACCGATTCACCCGCCTCAAACGTATGACTCACTTTGTTAAAAATCATAGGTTCTGAGTCAGAATATTGGAAACTGAGTTTATCCAACGTTAACTTGCCTTGAACTTCTTTATCTTCTTCAACCAAGCGTTGTTGACCGAAATCCTCTTGTTCAGTTAAAGCAATATCGGCTATTCGATTTAAATGAAGGCCGAGCATTCTGAATTCAATTATCTTTTCGATGATTTTTGCTGACTTTTCGGTGAACTGGGTTTTATAGGCGATGAAAGCAAACAACATTCCTACGGAAAATTGTCCTTCTAAAACCAGTAGTGCTCCGAAGTAGATAACGGCAACATTCTCTATTCCAAATAAAGAGTCATTTATTGCCTTGTAGCTAATTTTAAGCTTATTTACTTTTATCTCTGCATTCATAGCATCGGCATAGTGGTTATGCCAAACGGTTTGTCGTTGCGGCTCGCGACCAAATAACTTAATACTTTGCGCGGCTCGTACGGTTTCCATAAAGTTAGTATTTTCTTTGGCGTTCGCTACGATCGCTTCTTCTTGTCGCCGCCTAAAAGGTTGGTACATTGCAAATCGCAAAATTGCGTAAACAATGACTACACCAAGTACAATACAGCCAAGAATTGGGCTGTAGATAAACATCATTATTAAAGTAGTGATCGTCATTAGCCCGTCAACCACCGCTTCAATCAGACCCGTTGTAATCAGGTTTTTAATATTATCCATTGAACTGAATCGAGAAACGATATCGCCGATATGGCGCTTCTCGAAAAAAGTCAGAGGTAAGTGAATTAAGTGTCGAAATAGATTGGCTGCCATTTGAATACTAAGTTGATTACTTAGGTACATAATAATGTAGCTACGTAAGGCCTGGGTACCTACGCCAATTAATGCGAGCAATAGAAATCCTAATGCTAGTACGACTAACAATTGGAGATCTTGTCCTACAACGACATTATCAACAACGAGCTGCATATAAAATGGGCTGACGAGTGCAAAAACCTGCAATAACATCGATAAGAAAAATATTTGAATGAGAACCCGTTTTAATCCGATTATTTTTGACCAAAGATCACTTAAGCGCATTTTGGTCTCATCATCTTTCTTCTTAAACTCTGTCGTCGGTGTGAGTTCTAACGCTACTCCGGTAAAATGATGAGAAACTTCTTCAATTGATAACGTTAAAACGCCACGAGCGGGATCGTGTATAACAACCTTATCTCGACTACAGCTTTTGAGAACAACGAAGTGATTGAGATCCCAGTGCAAGATACATGGCGTTTGCAATTGATTTAATTGTTCGAGTTCTAAGCGCAGCGCTCGACAAGAAAACTTCAAGTGATCCGCTGTTAGCATTAAGCTTTTAAGTGTGGCACCTTTAAGCGAGACCGGATAATGCCGCCGTAACGTATTTAAATCAATTTTATGACCATGAAAGCTTGATACCATCGCAAGACAAGCGAGTCCGCACTCAGCCATTTCTGTTTGTAAAATGGCGGGTAATTTCTGCTCGCCTTTAAAGGTAAGTAATTTAACTGGATTATCCATAATTAACGACCTTGTAAACTGTAAATTGGATCAAGCAACCAATCTAAAAGCGACAAATTTTCTAGAATGATATCGCCCTCTAATAGCATACCGGCTTGCAGAGGAAATGATTGACCGTAGGCTGTAACCTGTTGTTGATTTAAACTAACCGTTACGCGATAAACCGGTTCGTCGAGAGTTACTGGAACGGGTAACTCGTCTGGTCGCATAATGACTTCTGAAACGCGAACAATGTTCCCTTGATAGAGTCCATATCGTTGATAGGGAAAAGCGGTATAGCGAATGACCACTTTTTGATCCTTCTGTACGAAACCGATAGCCCGAGTCGGTACAAACAACTCGGCTTCAAATGATGCTCCTTCTGGCATTATTGCCAAAACAGGCATATTTCTTTTAATCGACTGACCAGTGTAGCTTTGCAATGCGGTAACTCTTCCGTCACTAGGTGCATGTAACGTAAAACTTCGCTGACTTTCGATGTTTAATATTTGTTGTTGAATACTACTCAGTTGTTGATCTAGTTCTGATTGAGCGATCGCCAAGCGCATAGGAATTTGTTGCAGTTGAAAAGCAAGATCTTCTTTTTTATTCTTTTTAACTAACAGCTGTCGGTTGTACTCATCTCTAGAAAATTTATGATCAAGCAGTAATTCGTATTGCTGATCTAACTTCTCATTCGAAATATGGCCTTTCTTATTTAACTGCTGATAATCTCTCAGTCTTTTTTCACTGAGTAAATACCGCTCTTCTGATGTAGATACTTGTTGCTTAAGTTGATCAATTTCAAAGTCAATACTTTTTAAACTGGCGCTGATCTTAGCTTCCTCTAAAATACTGAGTTGTTGCTGCTGCGACTTTTTAATGCCCAGTTCTTTGGCAACCTTTTTAAGTTCTGAGATTATTTCTGCATCAACATCAGAAGTGCTGGCCGTTGATCGACCTGTCGAAACAGTCAACAGAGGATCTCCCGCTTTAACCAGTTGACCTTCTTTGACCAGAATATTGGTCACCACACCTTCATTCTTCGCGTAAACTTTTGCTAAACCTTGGTCGGGTGTTAGGTATCCTGTGACGGTTTCTTTTCTGGCGTAATTACCCCAAAGTAATAAAGCAATGACTAAAATTGCGATTAAAGTGATTGCGATGGAAAGCACCGTAAAAGAAAGAGGCTGCAATACGATCACATTACCCCACAGTCGTTCTCTAGAGTGATCCAGTACTTCTTGCCTGAATAATTTTCTTGTCATTTTTTTTGCTTATCCGCGTTGATTACCTGAGCTAACTCTATTAAACACAATCCTTTTATTGCAAGTGAGAGAGTCGATTTTATTGGTAACCGAGTTATTTACTCGGTTACCTTGTCTATTATTTTTGAATTAGCTCATCGAGCATAAAGGTGTTGTTGGGTAAATTATGAATAAATCGATGTAAGAATAAAGCAACTCCACCAGATCCATCGTTGATATCGGTGCAGACCTTCATACGATTACTATCAGGAAAAACAATGCCATTATCGCGATCGACTTCGAACATTCTTAGTCCATCAACGACCTGATAGGTCAATGTTAAATAACTTTTATCGTTTAAGATTTGGTAAGCATCAAGTAAGTAGACTCCTAAACCGGTTAAACCAGTAGAAAATCCAGGGTTAATTGCGTATTTATGAGTTATATCGGCTTTTACACGACCAAGAAAATCTAGGTAGTCGGCTTTTTTGGTGACTTGATAAAACCTTAGTACCACACTGGCAATACCTGCGCTGCCAAATGCCAAATAGGGATAGACAATGTTGTCACCAGAGACGCGTGGAAAACCGATAGAGCCTCGAGCCGATTTCTCGAAAGATAAATCGAATTGCAATCCTTTCTCAGCTGTCTCTAAATACCGTTGTTGGCCGGTTACTTTATGCATGTAAAGCAAGAATAGTGCGATACCGCTCGCGCCCTCTAACAGTCCAAGGCTAATGCCATTGTCATCATCGGACTCTTCCCAACATAAGCCTCGATTAGACTGATAGGCAGTATCACACAGTACATCGGCTATTTTAGTGGCTTGTTTTAAATAACTCTCGTTAGCGTAGCGATTCCAGAAGTGCAATAGTGTCAAACCGAAGCCGGCTGCTCCGTATCCAAGATTCATTTTTTGAAATAGATTTGGGTGATGTAAGGCTTGTTTTAACGCATGTTTGGCGTCTTCTTCAAATCCAATACTGTCAAGTGCCCATGCCGTTCCGCTTAATCCATTCATTAATCCAGGGAGCTTGCCACCCGATTTTTCCTTGAGCTTATCTTTTATCCAATCCATCAACTCTTGCGGTAGTTCCTGTCCTGTTTTTGCCCAACTGTAAGCAACACCTAAGATGCCTTTGTCCATAGCAAAAATGTCTGACATTTGCGGACCCGTAGGTAATATTCTGAGTTCTGATTTTGGCTCGAGGTTTTGTTGATTATATTGATGTATTCCAACGAGACATTCGGCGGCGTGCTTTTCGATTTTGACCTTATTGCTTTTAAAGTTGAATTCAAAAGCATGCATGGCTGAGAGATCAATACTAAGTAATTCATCCTTTAGTGTATTTAAGTTAAGATTTTGCTCGGTTAGCAAGGTTTTGACTATGCGAATAAATCTTGTTGGAAGTCCATAGTCAAGATGAATATCTTCAAGAAGATTCGAGACGAATTGGTCGTTCAATTGCAACAAGGTCGTATTGGGAATAAACATGCCGGCAAGGATACAACCTAACGCGTAAAAGTCATCATGATAATCTGTCTCGTCTCGCTCAATGCGTTCGTACTTTGCAAATCCAGGAGTAAATAAATTGATCGGCTTATCGACGTTTCTTTCATATGCACCTTCGAAATCAATGAATTTTACTTCATGAGTTTCTTCATTGACCATAATGTTATGTGGAGAAATATCGCCAAATACGATCTTCTCTTGATGAAGTTTATTGACACAATCTAGTATGTTCGCCGCGACTTTTACTAGAATACGCATCCAAGACTGAACATCTTCTGTGGTCGCTTTCGAATGAGTGATTTTATTTATTTTTGCTTGGAAATTTTTAAGTGTAAGACCTTCAATCAGTTCTTGAGCAAGAAACTTATGTTCCCATTCGTCAAATAGGCTATAAACCTTAGGTGCGATATTTAACGGCTCAATTTTCTTCAATAGGCGATACTCTTTTTGTAATTGAGAAATAACATCGTATCCATCATCACTGATCCCGATGTAAGGACGAGCTTCTTTAATTAAAACTGTTTGCTTTGATTCAATATCATCCGCTAAATAAACACCACCAGCGTTTGATGCTTTAATTACAGCATTCACATCGTATCTTTGATCAAAATAGCCATTGGATGTACTGCTTTCTGAGTTCTCATTGTTTGATGTGATTCCAATCTCTTCATCATCAAATAAACGTTGAAATTCGGGTTTAATAAAGTCAGGCAAGTAAAAACTGGCTTGTCGCTTGTCTTCAATGTATCCATGTCGATTATCAAGAATATAGGACGTTTTCTCGCCCATGACATCTTGACCTGAAAGGCTTTTGAATCCACCATAGCGAAAGTAAATCACTTTAGAATCTCGATATTGACGGTCAGATAATATATAAGGACCTTGTTCTTCTTTAAGAGCAATGTAGAGTTGATCAAGTAATGATTTAAATTTTTCATTGCTTTGAGGATATATGGTAATGAATTTACCCGATGAAGATCGAGAGCAGTTTTTACTGAGTAGTTGACGAAGTATTTTTGGATCACTTGCGAATTTAAACTCAGTTTCTTCTTTTACACAAATAGCTAAAACTTTTTCTAGCGTTTGTAATGCACGCTCGGGTAGGGTTGAAACATGAATTTTCCAACCTTGAATCAAAGTATTGGTTTCTCTTGGGTGAACATACGTCCAAAAGTAATCTTGTTTCATTCTCCATACCGAGGGCAGTAACTCCGTGACATGGTCATAGTAGGTATCGTCTGGTAGACGAGCATCGAAAGGAATAAAGAAATCTGGGTGAGCATTAAGATCTTTGGCAACATTTTCCATGATCGCCTCCATGGTAATTTATCAAGTGAACAGGAAGTTTTGGTACTCTAGAAGAGCCACTTGTAAGGTTAATCACCTTACAAGTGGTACATCATGTCGTTATTGCTTATCGCAATACGTCATCACGGCAGCCGCGGCTTAAAGTAGACCATTCATTTGAACCTACAGTGCCACAATCGATGCTGTCTGTGCTCCATGCTTCAGCCATACGACCACCAGCAACTTCAGCAAGCTCTTGAAGGCCTAGAACTTTCATTTTGTCGTTGTTGATAGATACAGTGTTGTTAGTTTGCTTTTTCATAATTGCTTTCCTTTTTAGTTAGTGTGCGTTAGTGCACGAATGTTTTGTTAAAGTCCGTTGGGACGATTGCAATGTTAGGCAAACCTTCGAAGCTAAGCTTCTAATGAGACGACAAGCTTTTAAACTCGAGCGACATGCAACAAGAAATTCGATAACAGAAGCGACATTTTTTAAGCACTGAGGCGACAAAAAAGCAAAGAAAACTATTTAAATGCTTGATTTAATTGTATTTTTTAAGTGATTTAAAGTAAGTGGGAACTTCACTCAAAATAGTCTAGATGTGGGGTGATTTTGAGTGAAAATGTTTGAATTTTGTTGGCGTAATTTAAATTTTTTGGGGTGTTTCGCAGTGAACGCGATTTCGACCGTTGAGTTTTGAGCGATACAAGCCTTTGTCTGCTCGATCAAACAGGCTATGAAAATTATCTTGAGCATGCAATTCGGATAATCCAAAAGACATGGTAATGCTATCAATCTTTTTACTGGTCGCTTTATTGACAAATCCAAGGTTAGATATTTTCTCTCGAATATTGTTCATTAGTTTCATTCCGTCGTTCAACTTGGTGTTTGGCAGTAAAATTACGAACTCCTCACCGCCGTAACGACTGATGATATCGGAACCTTTCAAATTTGATTTAAGAGTATCGGCCACTAATTTAATCACTTTATCGCCGATGGTGTGACCGTGGTTATCATTAAACTGTTTAAAATGATCAATATCGCCGACGGCAAGCGTGATAGTATTGACCATCTCATCATCGACCATTTGATTAAATTCAGTTTGCAATGCGTTTCGATTCAGTAGACCGGTTAGTTGGTCTTGTCTGGCTTGCTTCTGAATTTGAGTGTATTTCTTTTGCAACACACGAATTTCAGCCATTACATTACTTAAATGTGACTCCAGCGAATTGACGGCCTTAAAAGTACTGAGGGTATTTTCAGACAGCGACTCCACCATACTTTTAATATCTTGATCGGTGATGGCCTTAAGCTGCTCTTTGGCTACTTTTAAGAAGTTCCGGTATTCTTTAAGTTGATTTCTAGCCTCAATAACAGCGCTACCGGTTTCATCAACGAGATCGGTAATGGTTTTATTAAAGCTATCGAAGTCGATGTATTTGGTTAGAACGAATTCACGGAACAGCAAATCTAGGGCGTTCGCATCCAGTTCGCCTTCTTTTTCGAATTCATTGACCCGTTTAACTAACTCATTAATGATATTGTGCTGATACTCAAAAGCAACCGAGTAAGCTATCGGGTGCGCAGGAATCTGTCTATCTCTAAGCCAGGTGAGAGATTGCAGTGAGAGTCTTCCTACAAATTTGGGGCTGTCTTGGTCGCTATCCGAACTCATGGTCTTTCTTTGAATATCCTGTCAATGCTTTAACTGTAGCCCAAAGCACTATAAAAGTCACCGCGGCCACTGAAAACAGTGGCCGGGAGAGATATTACTTTTGCAGCAGCGAAATATCTGCAATGGATAAAAAGAGCGAGTGCAATGCATTCAACAGTGCTAAACGATTAGACCGTACCTTGGTGTCTTCCGCGTTGACCATAACATGGTCGAAGAAAGCATCGACGGGCTCCCGGAGTTTGGCGAGCATGGTTAAAGCCGATTGATACTGGCTTTGCGCGACAAGTTGTTGAACTTCTTCAGTGATGGTTTCTAGCTGATCAAATAAAGCTCTTTCTTCCTCTTGCTCGAAGAGTTGGGCATCTACGCGATTTTGTTGCACATCGATATCCGCTTTGCTGAGGATATTGCCGACTCGTTTGTTGGCTGCCGCTAGGGCTTCACTGTCGTCGAGTTGATTAAAGTGATTAACAGCTTCTATTCGTTGTTGTATGTCGTATGGATTGGTAAGTTTGAGAGCAAAAACTGACTGCAACACCTGTGCGGAATATCCTCTTTCGAGATACCAGGCGTTCATACGACCCTCAATGAAGCTTAATACCTGTGAGCAAGTCTCTTCCGTCAGCTCGATGCCTTGATAACTACCGATACTTGAGTTAACCAGTGGTTTTAAATCTAGGTTAATCTTTTTCTCGGTTAATATTCTAATCAGTCCTACTGCTGAACGTCGCAAAGCAAACGGGTCTTTTGCCCCCGTTGGTGGCTGTCCAATTCCAAAAATACCGACCAGCGTATCGAGTCGATCGGCAATTGAAAGTGCGCTGCCTGTTGCGGATGACGGAAGTTGGTCTCCAGCAAAGCGAGGCTGGTAGATCTCATTCATTGCTTTGCAGACTTGTTCATTTTCGCCATCATTTTTAGCGTAGTAAGATCCCATAATTCCTTGAAGCTCTGGGAACTCATAGACCATGTTGGTCATTAAGTCAGACTTACATAAATCGGCGGCTCGTTGAATATCTTCCACATTACCCTGTAGAGGTGCAGCAAGTTCTGATGCGACTGCTTTGACTCTTTGAGTTTTATCAAACAAGGAGCCAAGTTTTTTCTGAAAAATAATATTCTTTAATTTCTCACTGTAACTATCTAGACGATGTTTTTTATCGGCTTCATAAAAAAACTTAGCATCGGATAAACGTGGACGTATCACTTTCTCGTTACCATCAATGACTGATTGAGGACGAGTACTTTCAATATTACTGACCGTAATAAAGTAAGGAAGTAACTTTTGCTTTTCGTCGACTAAATGAAAATACTTTTGATCCGCTTGCATAGTTGCAATCAATGCTTCAGCAGGTACTTCAAGGAAAGTTTCATCAAAACCACCTTGTAAAGCAACAGGCCACTCAACAAGTGCAGCTACTTCTTCAAGTAAGTCTTCATCGACCACTGGAGTTGCATTGAGGGTTTGCGCAATGGATTCGACTTGGTTTCGAATTTTTGCTTTGCGCGAGGCAAAGCTAACATCGACATAAGCGTTGGCAAGTTGCTCATCATAACTTTTAGGATTTTCAATCGTGATGGCTTGTGGGGCATGAAAACGATGCCCGAATGATTGGTTGCTCGCAGTAAGATCAAAAATTGTCGCTTGCGGTACCTCCTCGCCAAACAATATCAAAAGCCAATGAGGGACGCGAATAAACTCGTGATCTCCATTGCCCCAGCGCATGGCTTTAGGAATGGGTAGTTTGCTCAGTGCGTACTCGATGGCCTCTGGAATCAACTCCGATGTAGCCTGCCCTTTGACGGTAAGTTGAAAGGCCAGTCGTTCACCTTTCGGCGTACTCACTCTTTCTAAATCATCCACCTCGACGCCGCATGATTTGGCAAACCCGACTGCTGCGGGTTTAGGACTACCGTCAGCGTTAAATGCCGCAGCAACGGCTGGTCCTTGTCGGTCTTGAATTTTGTCCTGCTGTTGAGTGTCGAGTTCAAACACTCGAATGGCTAGACGTCGTGGTGTCGCCATCCATTCGCTGTCCACGTAGGATAGCTCTAACTCTTTGAGCTTTTGAATAAATCCATCATGAAACGCAGATGCTAATGCCTTAAGCGCCTTGGGAGGTAATTCTTCGGTACCTAGCTCGATCAATAAATCACGTGATTGAGTCATTTACTTATCTCCTTGGCTCGCATGCTGGCAGATTGGGAAACCAAGCGCTTCCCGAGAGGCGTAATAAGCTTCGGCGACTGCCCGCGCGAGTGCTCTAACCCGTAAAATATAACGTTGTCGTTCAGTCACAGAAATGGCATGCCGAGCATCCAGTAAATTGAATGCATGAGAGGCTTTTAATACGAGTTCGTAAGCGGGCAGAGGCAAGCCTTTCTCAATCATCATTTGGCTTTGTTTTTCGTAGTTATCAAACTGTAAAAATAAAAAATCAACATCAGCGTGTTCAAAATTATACGCGGATTGTTCCACTTCATTTTGATGGAAAACATCACGGTAAGTGACCGTTCCTTGAGGACCCTCGGTCCAAATAAGATCGTAAATGCTATCGACGCCTTGCAAATACATAGCTATACGCTCAAGTCCGTAGGTAATTTCACCGGTAATAGGGCGACATTCAAGACCGCCAACTTGTTGGAAGTAGGTGAACTGAGTGACTTCCATTCCATTGAGCCAAACCTCCCATCCTAGACCCCAAGCACCGAGCGTTGGAGACTCCCAATTGTCCTCGACAAAACGAACATCATGCTCGAGAGGATCAATACCGAGTACTCGCAACGATCCTAAATAAAGGTCTTGAATGTTTTCTGGAGCAGGCTTCAAAACGACTTGATACTGATAGTAGTGCTGCAATCTATTGGGGTTTTCTCCATAGCGCCCATCAGTTGGTCGTCGGCAGGGTTGAACATAGGCCGAGCGCCAAGGCTCAGGACCAATCGACCGCAAAAAAGTCATTGGATGAAAAGTACCCGCACCAACTTCTAAGTCAAGAGGCTGAACAATAACGCAGCCGTGTTCTGACCAATACGCTTGTAAAGCCATTATCAGGCCTTGAAAGGTACGTGGTGCACCGGAAATTCCTGAGGTTGCCTGTTGAGTCGCCAAAACGCTGCTCCAAAAGGGTTATATTATTCTTAAAAGCCGGATTATATCAGGGCTTGCACAGTGATCCTATGGTGCAAATAAAGATTCGAGAATGCTTTCATAAATTGTTATTCTTCTCGGTCTAGAATGTCCAAAATTCGCGCAGATTTTCGAAGGTTTGTCCGAATAACTATCACCAAAGTAGATATTTATGACTTTAGAAGGATTAACACGGTGCCATTGGTGCGGCGATGACTCGCTCTACGTTGATTATCATGACAATGAGTGGGGAATAGCTGTTTACGATGATCAACGCTTATTTGAATGTTTATGCCTTGAAGGCGCTCAAGCGGGACTCAGTTGGATTACCGTATTAAGAAAGCGTGAACAGTATAGAAAAGTGTACCATCAGTTCAATATCGAGGCGGTCAGTCAAATGAGTGATGAAGAGCTCGAAGAGATTCTAAAAGACCCCGGAGTGATTAGAAATAGGCTGAAGGTGTATGGCTTTCGTAAAAATGCCCAGGCGTTGTTAA from Pleionea litopenaei includes:
- a CDS encoding peptidase domain-containing ABC transporter, which gives rise to MDNPVKLLTFKGEQKLPAILQTEMAECGLACLAMVSSFHGHKIDLNTLRRHYPVSLKGATLKSLMLTADHLKFSCRALRLELEQLNQLQTPCILHWDLNHFVVLKSCSRDKVVIHDPARGVLTLSIEEVSHHFTGVALELTPTTEFKKKDDETKMRLSDLWSKIIGLKRVLIQIFFLSMLLQVFALVSPFYMQLVVDNVVVGQDLQLLVVLALGFLLLALIGVGTQALRSYIIMYLSNQLSIQMAANLFRHLIHLPLTFFEKRHIGDIVSRFSSMDNIKNLITTGLIEAVVDGLMTITTLIMMFIYSPILGCIVLGVVIVYAILRFAMYQPFRRRQEEAIVANAKENTNFMETVRAAQSIKLFGREPQRQTVWHNHYADAMNAEIKVNKLKISYKAINDSLFGIENVAVIYFGALLVLEGQFSVGMLFAFIAYKTQFTEKSAKIIEKIIEFRMLGLHLNRIADIALTEQEDFGQQRLVEEDKEVQGKLTLDKLSFQYSDSEPMIFNKVSHTFEAGESVAIVGPSGGGKTTLMKNMLGLLSPSEGKVYIDDVEINQFGLTNYRRIIAAVMQDDQLLSGSLMDNISFFDPEVDEEQVKKSAQLASIHQDIMNMPMGYNTLIGDMGTTLSGGQRQRLLLARALYSKPKILFMDEATSNLDTKLESVVNEAVKKLNITRIIIAHRPETIRSADKVVSLDRGILHPMDKAILLESNLL
- a CDS encoding GGDEF domain-containing protein, which produces MSSDSDQDSPKFVGRLSLQSLTWLRDRQIPAHPIAYSVAFEYQHNIINELVKRVNEFEKEGELDANALDLLFREFVLTKYIDFDSFNKTITDLVDETGSAVIEARNQLKEYRNFLKVAKEQLKAITDQDIKSMVESLSENTLSTFKAVNSLESHLSNVMAEIRVLQKKYTQIQKQARQDQLTGLLNRNALQTEFNQMVDDEMVNTITLAVGDIDHFKQFNDNHGHTIGDKVIKLVADTLKSNLKGSDIISRYGGEEFVILLPNTKLNDGMKLMNNIREKISNLGFVNKATSKKIDSITMSFGLSELHAQDNFHSLFDRADKGLYRSKLNGRNRVHCETPQKI
- a CDS encoding HlyD family secretion protein, which produces MTRKLFRQEVLDHSRERLWGNVIVLQPLSFTVLSIAITLIAILVIALLLWGNYARKETVTGYLTPDQGLAKVYAKNEGVVTNILVKEGQLVKAGDPLLTVSTGRSTASTSDVDAEIISELKKVAKELGIKKSQQQQLSILEEAKISASLKSIDFEIDQLKQQVSTSEERYLLSEKRLRDYQQLNKKGHISNEKLDQQYELLLDHKFSRDEYNRQLLVKKNKKEDLAFQLQQIPMRLAIAQSELDQQLSSIQQQILNIESQRSFTLHAPSDGRVTALQSYTGQSIKRNMPVLAIMPEGASFEAELFVPTRAIGFVQKDQKVVIRYTAFPYQRYGLYQGNIVRVSEVIMRPDELPVPVTLDEPVYRVTVSLNQQQVTAYGQSFPLQAGMLLEGDIILENLSLLDWLLDPIYSLQGR
- the lanKC gene encoding class III lanthionine synthetase LanKC, giving the protein MENVAKDLNAHPDFFIPFDARLPDDTYYDHVTELLPSVWRMKQDYFWTYVHPRETNTLIQGWKIHVSTLPERALQTLEKVLAICVKEETEFKFASDPKILRQLLSKNCSRSSSGKFITIYPQSNEKFKSLLDQLYIALKEEQGPYILSDRQYRDSKVIYFRYGGFKSLSGQDVMGEKTSYILDNRHGYIEDKRQASFYLPDFIKPEFQRLFDDEEIGITSNNENSESSTSNGYFDQRYDVNAVIKASNAGGVYLADDIESKQTVLIKEARPYIGISDDGYDVISQLQKEYRLLKKIEPLNIAPKVYSLFDEWEHKFLAQELIEGLTLKNFQAKINKITHSKATTEDVQSWMRILVKVAANILDCVNKLHQEKIVFGDISPHNIMVNEETHEVKFIDFEGAYERNVDKPINLFTPGFAKYERIERDETDYHDDFYALGCILAGMFIPNTTLLQLNDQFVSNLLEDIHLDYGLPTRFIRIVKTLLTEQNLNLNTLKDELLSIDLSAMHAFEFNFKSNKVKIEKHAAECLVGIHQYNQQNLEPKSELRILPTGPQMSDIFAMDKGILGVAYSWAKTGQELPQELMDWIKDKLKEKSGGKLPGLMNGLSGTAWALDSIGFEEDAKHALKQALHHPNLFQKMNLGYGAAGFGLTLLHFWNRYANESYLKQATKIADVLCDTAYQSNRGLCWEESDDDNGISLGLLEGASGIALFLLYMHKVTGQQRYLETAEKGLQFDLSFEKSARGSIGFPRVSGDNIVYPYLAFGSAGIASVVLRFYQVTKKADYLDFLGRVKADITHKYAINPGFSTGLTGLGVYLLDAYQILNDKSYLTLTYQVVDGLRMFEVDRDNGIVFPDSNRMKVCTDINDGSGGVALFLHRFIHNLPNNTFMLDELIQK
- the glyS gene encoding glycine--tRNA ligase subunit beta — protein: MTQSRDLLIELGTEELPPKALKALASAFHDGFIQKLKELELSYVDSEWMATPRRLAIRVFELDTQQQDKIQDRQGPAVAAAFNADGSPKPAAVGFAKSCGVEVDDLERVSTPKGERLAFQLTVKGQATSELIPEAIEYALSKLPIPKAMRWGNGDHEFIRVPHWLLILFGEEVPQATIFDLTASNQSFGHRFHAPQAITIENPKSYDEQLANAYVDVSFASRKAKIRNQVESIAQTLNATPVVDEDLLEEVAALVEWPVALQGGFDETFLEVPAEALIATMQADQKYFHLVDEKQKLLPYFITVSNIESTRPQSVIDGNEKVIRPRLSDAKFFYEADKKHRLDSYSEKLKNIIFQKKLGSLFDKTQRVKAVASELAAPLQGNVEDIQRAADLCKSDLMTNMVYEFPELQGIMGSYYAKNDGENEQVCKAMNEIYQPRFAGDQLPSSATGSALSIADRLDTLVGIFGIGQPPTGAKDPFALRRSAVGLIRILTEKKINLDLKPLVNSSIGSYQGIELTEETCSQVLSFIEGRMNAWYLERGYSAQVLQSVFALKLTNPYDIQQRIEAVNHFNQLDDSEALAAANKRVGNILSKADIDVQQNRVDAQLFEQEEERALFDQLETITEEVQQLVAQSQYQSALTMLAKLREPVDAFFDHVMVNAEDTKVRSNRLALLNALHSLFLSIADISLLQK